Proteins encoded in a region of the Bombiscardovia apis genome:
- the proB gene encoding glutamate 5-kinase — MARLSESEVRQAVAQAGTVVVKVGSSSLTSPSGHLRVERLEALVAALAQARLQGARLVLVSSGAIAAGFGTLGFNSRPQDVVTQQATASVGQGILMAHYESAFARFGLRVGQLLLTAQDTIQPAQYRNAERTLERLLDLGVVPIVNENDALASNEIRFGDNDHLSALVANIVRADAMVLLTDVDALYTAPPTKPGAQRIAFVPNVVKAMETIEAEDSTSGLGTGGMRTKLEAARIGAVSGMPVILTNADSAGPALFGDPVGTAFAPVKHRGSARRLWIKFASAPRGEFVADEGAARAVCGGRASLLPAGVSSVKGEFSAGDPVWVSNHSGEHIAKGITAYDSEEAARLLGQTTSALAKALGPQYSHPLIHRDTLVLV, encoded by the coding sequence GTGGCAAGGCTAAGCGAGAGCGAGGTGCGCCAGGCGGTAGCGCAGGCAGGCACGGTCGTCGTGAAGGTCGGCTCGTCCTCGCTCACCTCGCCTTCCGGCCACTTGCGTGTGGAGCGGCTGGAAGCCTTGGTTGCTGCTCTCGCTCAGGCCCGCTTGCAGGGCGCAAGGCTGGTCTTGGTCTCCTCAGGCGCTATTGCTGCTGGCTTCGGCACGCTCGGCTTTAATTCGCGGCCCCAAGACGTGGTCACACAGCAGGCCACAGCTTCCGTAGGGCAGGGCATCTTAATGGCCCATTACGAGAGTGCTTTCGCCCGGTTTGGCCTGCGTGTGGGCCAGCTCTTGCTCACCGCTCAAGACACCATTCAGCCCGCCCAGTATCGCAATGCCGAGCGCACTTTGGAGCGCCTGCTGGACTTGGGTGTCGTGCCGATTGTCAACGAGAATGACGCTCTGGCTTCCAACGAGATTCGCTTCGGCGACAACGACCATCTTTCGGCGCTAGTGGCCAATATTGTGCGCGCAGACGCCATGGTTTTGCTCACTGATGTGGACGCACTTTACACAGCGCCTCCCACCAAGCCCGGCGCTCAACGCATTGCCTTCGTGCCGAATGTGGTCAAGGCTATGGAGACCATCGAAGCCGAAGATTCCACTTCTGGCTTGGGCACCGGTGGTATGCGTACCAAGCTCGAAGCCGCTCGGATCGGGGCTGTTTCGGGCATGCCCGTCATCCTCACGAATGCCGATTCTGCCGGCCCTGCCCTCTTCGGTGATCCGGTCGGTACGGCTTTCGCGCCGGTCAAACACCGGGGGAGTGCCCGCAGGTTGTGGATTAAGTTCGCTTCTGCACCCCGCGGCGAGTTTGTCGCAGATGAGGGCGCTGCCCGGGCTGTCTGCGGCGGCCGAGCCAGCCTCCTGCCCGCAGGCGTAAGCTCCGTCAAGGGCGAATTCTCGGCCGGCGACCCAGTCTGGGTCAGCAACCACTCTGGCGAACACATAGCCAAAGGCATCACCGCCTACGATTCAGAAGAGGCAGCCCGCCTCCTAGGCCAAACCACTTCCGCGCTAGCCAAGGCTCTAGGCCCCCAATACTCCCACCCCCTAATCCACCGCGACACCCTCGTCTTGGTATAG